A window of the Polaribacter sp. HaHaR_3_91 genome harbors these coding sequences:
- a CDS encoding polysaccharide biosynthesis tyrosine autokinase, translating to MLDHKENTVFNGSEEPTLNIREELEKYLFHWKWFVLGGLIALFVAFMYLRYSTAQYSASTSILIKDNQKSGISQELEAFKDMGIVGGSSSNNTDNEIEILKSRKIIGAVVDTLNLTTVYFQEGRVKRTEIYEQNPIKIIFEANKEPFIKVEKDTSFTVNISSANKLELKDVEDNLISEHSFDEIITSDFGNFKVLQTENFEFKETHEIYVSILKRNKVIDDYKNAVNVSAVDKNSSVLTLSFNHPIKEKAENFLNELVTQYNYDAIKDKSEVSQKTKVFIDERLSAIGKDLNEIQDRVKNFKTDNKITGLSAEGELALQTASLNNEKLINIKTQLNIAEGVLSNIKNQSNIDETLPQNLGFSEGSISNSIKAYNELVVYKNRLSVNAGDKNPQIIQYQKEINSLKINLRNSISNLIASLETQYAQITKEANKVNAKVSAIPDLERGYIDIEREQEIISGLYSYLLKKKEETAISLAVTVPNAKIIDVAYSNGIPVSPKRKIIFLAALLLGVIIPFIIIYVKDLLDTKIHTRKDIEELTTVPFIGDVPHSETNEKVVIGNDARTSTAEAFRLIRTNLDFMLPTKESNEGKTIFITSTTSGEGKSFISINLAAALSLSNKKVLLIGLDLRAPKVTEYLGIPERKGITNFITNEKISLDDIKFSIPEIKGLDIIASGVIPPNPAELLLHSKVKELFEEVKNDYDYIIVDTAPVNLVTDTLLVSKYADMFLYVSRANYLDKRMLNVAQTLYNEKKLPNMAIVLNDTDMTRGYGYGYGYGYGYGNAYVETVKKPWYKRILS from the coding sequence ATGCTAGATCATAAAGAAAATACTGTTTTTAATGGTAGTGAAGAACCTACTTTAAACATTCGTGAAGAGTTAGAGAAGTATCTATTTCATTGGAAATGGTTTGTATTAGGTGGTCTTATTGCGCTATTTGTTGCTTTCATGTATTTAAGATACAGTACAGCTCAATATAGTGCATCTACATCAATTCTTATAAAAGACAACCAAAAGTCTGGAATTTCACAAGAATTGGAGGCTTTTAAAGATATGGGAATTGTTGGTGGAAGCTCTTCCAATAATACGGATAATGAAATAGAAATTTTAAAGTCTCGTAAGATTATTGGAGCGGTAGTAGATACGCTTAATTTAACAACTGTATATTTTCAGGAAGGAAGAGTAAAGAGAACTGAGATTTATGAACAAAATCCAATTAAAATAATCTTTGAAGCTAATAAAGAACCTTTTATAAAAGTTGAAAAAGATACCTCTTTTACCGTTAATATTTCCTCAGCAAATAAATTAGAATTAAAAGATGTGGAAGATAATTTGATTTCTGAACATTCTTTTGACGAAATAATTACTTCTGATTTTGGGAACTTTAAAGTATTACAAACAGAAAATTTTGAATTTAAAGAAACACATGAAATTTATGTGAGTATTTTAAAAAGAAACAAAGTAATTGACGACTATAAAAATGCTGTTAATGTGAGTGCAGTAGATAAAAACTCAAGTGTTTTAACCTTATCATTTAATCACCCCATAAAAGAAAAAGCAGAAAATTTTTTAAACGAACTAGTCACTCAGTACAATTATGATGCGATTAAAGATAAAAGTGAAGTTTCTCAAAAAACAAAAGTTTTTATTGATGAACGATTATCGGCTATTGGGAAAGATTTAAATGAGATACAAGATAGAGTAAAGAATTTTAAAACAGATAATAAGATTACGGGACTTTCTGCCGAAGGAGAGTTAGCTTTGCAAACAGCTTCTTTAAATAATGAAAAGTTAATAAATATAAAAACACAATTAAATATTGCAGAAGGTGTTTTAAGTAATATAAAAAATCAGTCTAATATCGACGAAACTTTACCACAAAATTTAGGGTTTTCTGAAGGTTCTATTTCAAATTCTATAAAAGCCTATAATGAGTTAGTGGTGTATAAGAATCGCTTAAGTGTAAATGCAGGTGATAAAAATCCTCAAATTATACAATACCAAAAAGAAATTAATTCTTTAAAAATCAATTTAAGAAATAGCATTTCAAATTTAATTGCCTCCTTAGAAACACAGTATGCTCAAATTACTAAAGAAGCCAATAAAGTAAACGCTAAAGTATCTGCAATTCCTGATTTAGAAAGAGGTTATATTGATATAGAAAGAGAACAAGAAATTATTTCTGGTTTGTATTCTTATTTATTAAAAAAGAAGGAAGAAACTGCCATCTCTCTGGCGGTTACGGTGCCAAATGCTAAAATTATAGATGTAGCATATAGTAACGGAATCCCAGTTTCTCCAAAAAGGAAAATAATCTTTTTAGCAGCGTTATTACTAGGTGTAATAATTCCTTTTATAATTATTTATGTTAAAGACCTTTTAGATACCAAAATACACACTCGAAAAGATATAGAAGAATTAACTACGGTGCCTTTCATAGGAGATGTACCACATTCTGAAACTAATGAGAAAGTTGTTATTGGAAACGATGCAAGAACAAGTACAGCAGAGGCCTTTCGTTTGATACGAACCAATTTAGATTTTATGTTGCCTACTAAAGAAAGTAATGAAGGCAAAACAATTTTTATTACTTCCACTACCAGTGGAGAAGGGAAATCTTTTATCTCCATTAATCTTGCAGCGGCACTTTCACTTTCTAATAAAAAGGTATTATTAATAGGATTGGACCTTAGGGCTCCTAAAGTTACAGAATATTTAGGGATACCAGAACGCAAAGGAATTACCAATTTTATTACAAACGAAAAAATTTCTTTAGATGATATCAAGTTTTCTATTCCAGAAATTAAAGGATTAGATATTATCGCATCTGGTGTTATTCCGCCAAACCCTGCTGAATTATTATTGCATTCTAAGGTAAAAGAGTTATTTGAAGAGGTTAAAAATGACTATGATTATATTATTGTAGATACTGCACCTGTAAATTTAGTAACAGATACCTTGTTGGTCTCTAAGTATGCAGATATGTTCTTATATGTTTCTAGAGCTAATTATTTAGATAAACGCATGTTAAATGTTGCGCAGACGTTATACAATGAAAAGAAATTACCAAATATGGCTATTGTTTTAAATGATACAGACATGACAAGAGGTTATGGCTATGGTTACGGATATGGTTACGGTTATGGAAACGCTTATGTAGAAACCGTTAAAAAACCTTGGTATAAAAGAATTTTAAGCTAA
- the porU gene encoding type IX secretion system sortase PorU, translating to MKKQYLLLFFIFLVQVISAQTTNSVLSTGDWFKFSVDTTGVFKIDRSLLQQIGISTNGLNPKKISIYGNGGAMLPVLNSDDRFQDLQENAIYVEGEDDGSFGANDYILFYAQGPHDWEVDATNSTAKHRQNIYSDEAYYFITVSNDDGKRIQDKAPITTTATKQITIFDDYTFYEKEERNLIAAGTQWFSNTDFNIENTQNFKIPFPNAVSGANISVAVRGVSTSISSSSMAVNVNGQDLYSLNFSPANTTVRAYTSERTGNIVNSADFLEVSISYNNNGNPSATAFLDYIEIVGKKELIAAANQFSFRSFEQANSAGAVEYRIENNSTIFQVWEVSDHVSPKIIQNNSTDTSFTFIADGGTLAEYQVLNPNDYYTPKALQNGRIANQNLHALKDLNYVVITNTELSSEAQRLADYHQENSGLITKVIILDDIYNEFSSGAKDITGIRDFLKHLYNPDASEENKLKYVCFFGDASYDYKDRITGNNNIVPIKLSDISFNLATSWVTDDFYVMLDEHEGTMNPTIYTIETPTRLNHTIDVASSRIPVSTLTQAKDVVNKILSYYDKSSLGDWRNTITMLADDIDNPSSDASLQPGLDRIAESIKTNKPSFNINKIYADAFVQENSSGGERYPEVNEAITNAIEKGTLIFDYFGHGGEDGFAEEKILDKAQIQGFNNPNTLPLLITITCDFSRFDNPNRITAGELTLWNTSGGAASMITTTREVYISTGQTFNEDLIKVLLEYEDPNIPENLSISEVLTVAKNRSSSSQKFFIFSFGDPAMKLAIPKPSVRITKMNEKDITSSIDTLKALSKVSFEGVVVDELDAVLTDFNGSLSTVVYDKVIEKSTLANDGNGSKVPFDTQDSKLFRGKSTVTNGVFKFDFVVPKDVKIAYGKGKISFYAENGVLDKAGANFDVIVGGINDNAPDDTVGPEIKLYMNDESFIDGGNTNASPNLVAVLVDASGINTSITAVDHDIVGVLDGDTTNPIILNDFYETELDDFTKGKVTYKLRDLEVGPHTLKIKAWDTYNNSSELTLNFVVVSDAVLNLENVLNYPNPFVNYTEFWFNHNKPNESLDVQVQIFTVSGKLVKTINQNIPNAETLVRSVSWNGLDDFGNKIGKGVYVYKLKVKATSSNLISEKYEKLVILQ from the coding sequence ATGAAAAAACAATATTTACTCCTTTTTTTTATTTTTTTAGTTCAAGTAATTTCTGCTCAGACCACTAATTCTGTGCTTTCTACAGGAGATTGGTTTAAATTTTCTGTGGATACTACTGGCGTTTTTAAAATAGATAGAAGCCTATTACAACAAATAGGAATCTCTACAAATGGCTTAAATCCAAAGAAAATAAGTATTTATGGAAATGGTGGCGCCATGTTACCTGTTTTAAATTCTGATGACAGATTTCAAGATTTACAAGAAAATGCCATTTATGTAGAAGGAGAAGATGATGGTTCTTTTGGTGCGAATGATTATATCCTTTTTTATGCACAAGGACCACATGATTGGGAGGTAGATGCAACAAATAGTACAGCTAAACATAGGCAAAATATTTATTCGGATGAAGCATATTACTTTATCACAGTGTCTAATGACGATGGTAAACGGATTCAGGATAAGGCACCAATAACAACTACTGCTACCAAACAAATTACCATTTTTGACGATTATACTTTTTATGAAAAGGAGGAAAGAAATTTAATTGCTGCAGGTACTCAATGGTTTTCCAATACAGATTTTAATATAGAAAATACACAGAATTTTAAAATACCTTTTCCCAATGCGGTTTCTGGAGCAAATATATCAGTTGCAGTTAGAGGTGTTTCTACGTCTATCTCTTCTTCTTCAATGGCAGTAAATGTGAACGGACAAGACCTTTATAGTCTTAATTTTTCGCCAGCAAATACTACCGTTAGAGCATACACTTCTGAAAGAACAGGGAATATTGTAAATTCAGCAGATTTTTTAGAGGTTTCTATTAGCTATAATAATAACGGAAACCCATCTGCAACTGCTTTTTTAGATTATATAGAAATTGTAGGTAAAAAAGAACTGATTGCAGCTGCAAACCAATTTTCTTTTAGAAGTTTTGAACAAGCAAATTCAGCAGGTGCTGTGGAGTATCGAATTGAAAATAATTCAACTATTTTTCAAGTTTGGGAGGTTTCAGACCATGTATCTCCTAAAATAATTCAGAATAATAGTACTGATACTAGTTTTACTTTTATTGCTGATGGAGGTACGTTAGCGGAATATCAAGTGTTGAATCCAAATGATTACTACACACCCAAAGCATTGCAAAACGGACGCATTGCAAATCAGAACCTACATGCTTTAAAAGATCTTAATTATGTTGTAATTACCAATACAGAACTTTCTAGTGAAGCCCAAAGATTGGCAGATTATCATCAAGAAAATTCTGGACTTATAACCAAAGTAATTATTTTAGATGATATTTATAATGAGTTTTCTTCTGGGGCAAAAGATATCACCGGAATTAGAGATTTTCTAAAGCACTTATACAATCCTGATGCATCAGAAGAAAATAAACTAAAGTATGTATGCTTTTTTGGGGATGCTTCTTATGATTATAAAGATAGAATTACAGGAAATAATAATATTGTACCTATAAAACTATCTGATATTAGTTTTAACTTAGCTACTTCTTGGGTAACGGATGATTTTTATGTAATGTTAGATGAGCATGAGGGAACCATGAATCCTACCATATATACTATAGAAACTCCTACACGATTAAACCATACTATCGATGTAGCCTCAAGTAGAATTCCGGTTTCTACTTTAACGCAAGCCAAAGATGTGGTAAATAAAATTTTGTCTTATTATGATAAAAGTTCTTTAGGCGATTGGCGTAATACGATTACCATGTTGGCAGATGATATAGATAACCCTTCTAGTGATGCATCTTTGCAGCCAGGTTTAGATAGAATTGCAGAGTCTATAAAAACGAATAAACCTAGTTTTAACATCAATAAAATTTATGCGGATGCTTTTGTGCAAGAAAACTCATCGGGTGGAGAACGTTACCCAGAAGTAAATGAAGCCATTACCAATGCCATCGAAAAAGGAACCTTAATATTTGATTATTTTGGTCATGGAGGAGAAGATGGTTTTGCAGAAGAAAAGATTTTAGATAAAGCTCAAATACAGGGTTTTAACAACCCTAATACATTACCTCTTTTAATAACAATTACTTGCGATTTTTCTAGATTCGATAATCCGAATAGAATTACTGCAGGCGAGCTTACTTTATGGAATACCAGTGGAGGTGCCGCAAGTATGATTACCACAACTAGAGAGGTTTATATTAGCACCGGACAAACATTTAATGAAGATTTAATAAAAGTTTTATTAGAGTATGAAGATCCAAATATTCCTGAAAATTTATCTATTTCAGAGGTGTTAACGGTTGCTAAGAATAGGTCTTCTAGCTCTCAGAAATTCTTTATATTTTCATTTGGAGATCCAGCAATGAAACTTGCCATCCCTAAACCAAGTGTTCGTATAACTAAAATGAATGAAAAAGACATAACAAGTTCTATAGATACTTTAAAGGCATTGTCTAAGGTGAGTTTTGAAGGTGTTGTGGTGGATGAATTAGATGCTGTTTTAACCGATTTTAATGGTTCTTTATCTACTGTTGTGTATGATAAAGTAATAGAGAAAAGTACTTTAGCAAATGATGGAAACGGAAGTAAAGTGCCTTTTGATACGCAAGATAGTAAGTTGTTTAGAGGGAAGTCTACCGTAACAAATGGTGTTTTTAAATTCGATTTTGTGGTGCCTAAAGATGTGAAAATCGCTTACGGAAAAGGGAAAATAAGTTTTTATGCGGAAAATGGAGTTTTAGATAAAGCAGGTGCTAATTTCGATGTAATTGTTGGGGGAATTAATGATAATGCACCCGATGATACTGTTGGTCCAGAAATAAAACTTTATATGAATGATGAGTCTTTTATTGATGGAGGAAACACCAATGCATCTCCTAATTTAGTGGCTGTCTTAGTCGATGCAAGCGGAATTAATACTTCTATTACCGCAGTAGATCACGACATTGTAGGAGTTTTAGATGGAGATACTACCAACCCAATTATCTTAAATGACTTTTATGAAACTGAATTAGACGATTTTACAAAAGGAAAAGTTACCTATAAATTAAGGGATTTAGAAGTAGGACCACATACTTTAAAAATAAAAGCTTGGGACACTTATAATAATTCATCTGAATTAACGTTAAACTTTGTGGTTGTTAGTGATGCTGTATTAAATTTAGAAAATGTACTAAACTATCCGAACCCGTTTGTTAATTATACCGAGTTTTGGTTTAACCATAACAAACCAAACGAGAGTTTAGATGTACAAGTGCAGATTTTTACGGTTTCAGGTAAATTAGTAAAAACGATCAACCAAAATATACCCAATGCGGAAACGTTGGTAAGAAGTGTTTCTTGGAATGGTTTAGACGATTTTGGAAATAAAATTGGAAAAGGAGTGTATGTTTATAAATTAAAAGTAAAAGCCACCTCAAGTAACCTTATTTCAGAGAAGTATGAAAAATTAGTAATACTTCAATAA
- the murF gene encoding UDP-N-acetylmuramoyl-tripeptide--D-alanyl-D-alanine ligase, translated as MKIEDIYQLFTQHFLVDTDTRTIRKNTIFFALKGDNFNGNAFAEEALKQGASYAIIDEEKYNKHPHTILVDDVLETLQALAQYHRQELAIPIIGLTGSNGKTTTKELINAVLSTKYKTSATKGNLNNHIGVPLTLLSMTPETEIGIVEMGANHKKEIAFLCTICKPDFGYITNFGKAHLEGFGGIEGVITAKSELYAYLKEHNKTVFINPQDPIQVDKTKSIESIPFLETLQFMEVNPFVKLALNSNEIQSNLIGKYNYTNIAVACTIGNHFKVSNQDIKAGIENYTPENNRSQIIKKTTNTIILDAYNANPTSMKAALENFEDIKAESKTVILGDMFELGKTSLEEHQNIVNFVESLHFNNCFFVGANFHQTKTKNSLFKTFEDLLSYLKNNPLKHQSILIKGSRGMRLERLLDAIS; from the coding sequence ATGAAAATCGAAGACATTTACCAATTATTCACCCAACATTTTCTTGTAGACACGGATACTAGAACTATTAGAAAAAACACTATTTTCTTCGCCCTAAAAGGCGATAATTTTAATGGAAATGCATTTGCAGAAGAAGCTTTAAAGCAAGGCGCATCTTATGCCATAATAGATGAAGAAAAATATAATAAACATCCTCATACTATTTTGGTTGATGATGTTTTAGAAACACTACAAGCATTAGCACAATACCACAGACAAGAACTCGCTATTCCTATAATTGGTCTTACAGGTAGTAATGGTAAAACAACGACCAAAGAGTTGATAAACGCCGTATTATCTACAAAATATAAAACGAGTGCCACCAAAGGAAATCTAAACAATCATATTGGAGTACCTCTTACTCTACTCTCCATGACGCCTGAAACTGAAATAGGCATTGTAGAAATGGGCGCAAATCATAAAAAAGAGATTGCATTTCTGTGTACTATTTGTAAACCTGATTTTGGTTATATCACCAATTTCGGAAAAGCACATTTAGAAGGTTTTGGCGGAATTGAAGGAGTTATAACTGCTAAGAGTGAATTATACGCCTATTTAAAAGAGCATAATAAGACTGTCTTTATAAACCCACAAGATCCGATACAAGTGGACAAGACAAAGAGCATAGAATCTATTCCGTTTCTAGAAACTTTGCAATTTATGGAGGTAAATCCGTTTGTAAAATTAGCTTTAAATTCTAACGAAATACAAAGTAACCTAATCGGGAAATACAATTACACAAACATCGCTGTTGCTTGTACCATTGGAAATCACTTTAAGGTTTCTAATCAAGATATAAAAGCTGGAATAGAAAACTATACCCCAGAAAACAATCGTTCGCAAATCATTAAAAAAACAACGAATACCATTATTTTAGATGCTTATAATGCGAATCCTACAAGCATGAAAGCTGCCTTAGAAAATTTTGAAGATATTAAAGCTGAAAGTAAAACCGTTATTTTGGGTGATATGTTCGAGTTGGGAAAAACGAGCTTAGAAGAACATCAAAATATAGTAAACTTTGTAGAGAGCCTGCACTTTAACAATTGTTTTTTTGTTGGCGCAAATTTTCATCAAACCAAAACAAAGAACTCGTTGTTTAAAACGTTTGAAGACTTATTAAGCTACCTAAAAAACAATCCTCTTAAACATCAATCAATTCTGATTAAGGGTTCAAGAGGAATGCGTTTAGAAAGACTGTTAGATGCTATTAGTTGA
- a CDS encoding N-acetylglucosamine kinase, whose amino-acid sequence MILIADGGSTKADWIAINKNKEEAFRTRTLGLNPAIVPAEELYNRIINMFQLINVKDDVEEIHFYGAGCGTPKPIQILKTILESIFVNAKIVISEDMLAAVYAATGNEPALVCILGTGSNSCYYDGKNMEMLVPSLGYILMDEASGNYFGKKLIIDYFYNNMPVEIAEKFKEEFDLDPDYIKKNLYREPNPNMYLASFAKFMFDFKEEKYIKEIITAGFQEFFKYRILPYNKTAETPIYFIGSIAHYFRDILEEMAVKNNLVITDVIQRPIDNLLEYHRNNIK is encoded by the coding sequence ATGATTTTAATTGCAGATGGAGGTTCTACAAAAGCAGACTGGATTGCTATAAATAAAAATAAGGAAGAGGCGTTTAGAACAAGGACACTTGGTTTAAATCCTGCTATAGTTCCAGCAGAAGAACTTTATAACAGAATCATTAACATGTTTCAATTAATTAATGTTAAAGACGATGTAGAAGAGATTCATTTTTATGGAGCGGGTTGTGGTACTCCTAAGCCTATTCAGATTTTAAAAACTATCTTAGAGTCTATCTTTGTGAATGCAAAAATAGTTATTTCAGAAGATATGTTAGCGGCTGTTTACGCGGCAACAGGTAATGAACCAGCTTTAGTTTGTATTTTGGGTACGGGATCTAATAGTTGTTATTATGATGGTAAAAACATGGAAATGTTAGTACCTTCTCTAGGATATATTTTAATGGATGAAGCAAGTGGTAATTACTTTGGTAAAAAATTGATTATCGATTATTTCTATAACAATATGCCAGTAGAAATTGCTGAGAAATTTAAAGAAGAGTTTGATCTTGATCCAGACTATATTAAGAAAAATTTATATAGAGAACCAAACCCGAATATGTATTTAGCATCTTTTGCAAAGTTTATGTTCGATTTTAAAGAAGAAAAATATATTAAAGAAATTATTACAGCAGGTTTTCAAGAGTTTTTTAAATATAGAATTTTGCCTTACAACAAAACTGCAGAAACACCAATTTACTTTATTGGTTCTATAGCGCATTACTTTAGAGATATTTTAGAAGAAATGGCTGTAAAAAACAATTTAGTTATTACTGATGTCATACAGAGACCTATTGATAACTTATTAGAATATCATAGAAATAATATCAAATAA
- the gldJ gene encoding gliding motility lipoprotein GldJ, whose product MRNVLKISLVVLSALSLASCSKSTSGKSTLTGLPFNNAKYGNYIRGSETAGQEIPLGMVAIEGGSFTMGQVQDDVMFDWNTTPKKMHIRSFYMDETEVTNSEYFLYVQNTKDVFPPSEEKYKHIYNSVLPDTLVWRKSLGNTDILSENYLRHPAYSDYPVVGVSWLQANQYCKWRTNAVNLKKLIDKGYVKNIFENDSIRNFFDTDVFLADSDNLFDGDSTIYRRGIRTGGSAKGGRDAFQGRKITQADGVLSQKYRLPTEAEWEFAAKANIENREYNNIRGRKKYAWDGKYSRETSKRHKGDQMANFKQGKGNYSGLSGWSSDGSDIPIKVKSYPPNAFGLYDMSGNVAEWVSDVYRPIIDSEANDFNYFRGNIFTKKMIDKDGKVVIVNSNSNAEVEYDTLPNGIITPKQLPGTIKYIPITKDDATLRRNFSVSDNTDIGDGDLNSSRFYEDEQDQFGSKPSMYNSPKNPTKEVDPETGEEISVNDDKKRTTLISNRTRVYKGGAWSDREYWLDPAQRRYLPEYMATNFIGFRCVTDKVGPMSSSKNKKARNSAR is encoded by the coding sequence ATGAGAAACGTATTAAAAATATCTTTAGTTGTACTATCAGCCTTAAGCTTGGCTAGTTGCAGTAAATCAACTTCAGGAAAATCGACACTTACAGGATTGCCATTTAACAATGCTAAGTATGGTAACTATATAAGAGGAAGTGAAACTGCCGGACAAGAAATTCCTTTAGGAATGGTTGCTATAGAAGGTGGTTCATTTACAATGGGGCAAGTACAAGATGACGTTATGTTTGATTGGAATACAACTCCTAAAAAAATGCATATTCGTTCATTTTATATGGATGAAACCGAAGTAACTAATTCTGAGTACTTTTTATATGTACAGAATACAAAAGACGTTTTTCCTCCTTCAGAAGAAAAATACAAACATATTTATAACTCCGTTTTACCAGATACTTTAGTTTGGAGAAAGAGTTTAGGTAATACAGATATTTTATCTGAAAATTACTTAAGACACCCGGCTTATTCAGATTATCCTGTAGTTGGTGTTAGTTGGTTACAAGCTAACCAATACTGTAAATGGCGTACCAATGCCGTTAACTTAAAGAAGTTAATAGATAAAGGATATGTTAAAAATATTTTTGAAAACGATAGTATTAGAAACTTTTTTGATACCGATGTTTTCTTAGCTGATTCTGATAATCTTTTTGATGGAGATTCTACAATCTACAGAAGAGGGATTAGAACAGGTGGTTCTGCTAAAGGAGGTAGAGATGCTTTTCAGGGTAGAAAAATTACACAAGCAGACGGTGTTTTAAGTCAGAAATACAGATTGCCTACAGAAGCAGAATGGGAATTTGCTGCTAAAGCGAATATTGAAAATAGAGAATACAACAATATTAGAGGTAGAAAAAAATATGCTTGGGATGGTAAATATTCTAGAGAAACCAGCAAAAGACATAAAGGAGACCAAATGGCTAACTTTAAACAAGGAAAAGGTAACTATAGTGGTTTGTCTGGTTGGAGTTCTGATGGATCTGACATTCCTATTAAAGTAAAATCGTATCCACCAAATGCATTCGGACTGTATGACATGTCTGGAAACGTTGCTGAATGGGTATCTGATGTGTACAGACCTATTATAGACAGTGAAGCAAACGATTTTAATTATTTTAGAGGTAATATTTTCACCAAAAAGATGATTGATAAAGATGGTAAAGTTGTTATTGTGAATAGCAATAGTAATGCAGAAGTAGAATATGATACTTTACCGAATGGCATAATAACTCCAAAACAATTACCTGGAACTATTAAATACATTCCTATTACTAAAGATGATGCTACTTTAAGAAGAAACTTTTCTGTTTCAGACAATACTGATATAGGTGATGGTGATTTAAACTCTTCTAGATTCTATGAAGATGAACAAGATCAGTTTGGTTCTAAACCAAGCATGTACAACTCTCCTAAGAATCCAACGAAGGAAGTAGATCCAGAAACGGGTGAAGAGATTTCAGTAAATGATGACAAAAAAAGAACTACTTTAATTAGTAATAGAACAAGAGTATACAAAGGTGGTGCTTGGTCTGATAGAGAATACTGGTTAGACCCGGCTCAAAGAAGATATTTGCCAGAATATATGGCAACAAACTTTATTGGTTTTAGATGTGTTACAGACAAAGTAGGCCCTATGTCTTCATCTAAAAATAAGAAAGCAAGAAACTCAGCGAGATAA
- a CDS encoding tyrosine-protein phosphatase produces the protein MIFFKKKEIPLIDFFPDGFIDIHSHLLPGIDDGAKNIETSIALINKMRSYGIKNIITTPHVLGDLYQNSSDTIKDKLREVQEELQRRNITDVYIQAAAEYMMDEQFSELLEKNDILTLKDNYVLVEMSYFSAPINLYEILFEIQVKGYKPVLAHPERYSFLHNDFTHYYKLKKAGCLFQLNLLSLTEQYGKGVQKVCEKILKENLYDFVGTDTHHKNHLELLKKIGTKKNLEKIKHLLSNNKKFI, from the coding sequence ATGATCTTTTTTAAAAAGAAAGAAATTCCTTTAATCGATTTTTTTCCAGATGGCTTTATAGATATCCATTCACATTTACTGCCAGGAATTGATGATGGAGCAAAAAATATAGAAACCTCTATAGCATTAATAAATAAGATGCGATCTTATGGTATTAAAAACATCATCACAACACCTCATGTGTTGGGAGATCTTTATCAAAACTCTTCGGATACTATAAAAGACAAACTTAGAGAAGTACAAGAAGAGTTACAAAGAAGAAATATTACAGATGTTTACATACAAGCAGCTGCAGAATACATGATGGATGAACAGTTTTCTGAATTATTAGAAAAGAATGACATTCTTACATTAAAAGACAATTATGTTTTGGTAGAAATGTCTTATTTCAGTGCGCCAATTAATCTTTATGAAATTCTCTTTGAAATACAAGTTAAAGGATACAAACCCGTTTTAGCGCACCCTGAGCGCTATAGTTTTCTTCACAATGACTTTACCCATTATTATAAATTAAAAAAAGCAGGTTGTTTGTTTCAGTTAAATTTATTATCCCTTACAGAGCAATATGGAAAAGGAGTGCAAAAAGTATGTGAAAAAATATTAAAAGAAAATTTATATGATTTTGTTGGTACCGATACACATCATAAGAACCATTTAGAACTTCTAAAAAAGATAGGAACTAAAAAGAATTTAGAAAAAATTAAGCATCTCTTAAGTAACAATAAAAAATTCATATAA